The stretch of DNA GTGAGGTCGGAGGCGATAGCCTCGCCCCCGGCGCCCTTGCCTAAAGCCAGCGCCATTTTCGTTTTGGCTACCAGCTTCTGGAAGTTGCTGGTTTCCACCACGCCGCGCAGGCTGACCATATCGGAGGTGGTGTTGGGCACCTCCACCCCCACGAAGGACTTCCCCGGCACCGGGGCTTCGATGCGGATGGTAGGCGCCGCCAGCGCCAGCGCCAGGTCGTTGGACAGGGAGTTGATTCTTTCCACCTTGACCCTGGTCCTGGATACTTCCTCTCGCCTGACCTGGGTCTTGCCGTCGCGGTCTTTTTCCTTTATCTCTTTGTATTTAACGTCCCAGCCCGGCTCCACCCCGAACTGGGTAACGGTAGGACCGGCGTTAATCTGCACTACCTTGGAGTCCACACCGTAGCTGCCCAGTGTGTCCTCTATCAGCTTGGCGCGCTGTAAGTTGTCCGCCTCGCTGAACTGTACCTCCGGGGATGTATCCAGGATATCCACCGGCGGCAGGCTCCAGCCGTCCACCACCACTAGGTCGGACGATTGCCCGTATTTCTTCCAGACATCGCTGGCCACCTGTTTCAGGTCTGATTTGAAAGGCGCGTCGGGCTCCGCCGGCGGCCTGGGGGAGGGCTTTAAGGATACCGCCTTTTCCGCCAGGTCTTCCAGCTTTTTACGGGACAAAGTGACTTCCGGCGGTACCAGCGGTCCTTCCATATCTCTCGGTTGGGAAGGCCTCTCGAAAGAATGGCGCGGCTGCATGCCCCGCGGCATGGCGGGCTGCTTTATATCCTTGGCCGGGCCCTCGCGGTCGGCGCGGCGGTGGGTCAGCGCCCAAACCCAGTTGGCGAATTTCTGGAGCAAAAGGAAGCTCTGGCGCGGCAGGACGAAAATGATACCCAGAATAAAAAATCCCAGCATGCACAAGATGCCGGTAAACACGCCCAGCCCGGTAGGCTCCTGGCTGCCGGCCAGGCCAAAGCCGAAGCTGCCCCCCAGTACATTGGGTTCGAAGCCGGTGTTATACCTGATAATGCCCAGCAAAGCCCAGGCCGCCAGGACAAAGACGGCGCCGCCCAGCCAGCGGTTCCAGTAGGTGAAGAAAGAGCCCAGTTGGCGCTTCCAGGTCATGACCACGATGAGGATGATTATCCCGGCGATGAATATCGCGCCGAAGCGTATTCCCGTCCACACACTCTTGAAAAAGTCGGAAAGCGGGTCGCGGAACACCGCCGCCAGCGCGATGATGGTGAAAAGCACCACCAGCTGCCAGAACGGCCCGG from Dehalococcoidales bacterium encodes:
- a CDS encoding DNA translocase FtsK, with amino-acid sequence MAKKKVNAKAKSRPKSRPVKRGSSGGLKFFASGPFWQLVVLFTIIALAAVFRDPLSDFFKSVWTGIRFGAIFIAGIIILIVVMTWKRQLGSFFTYWNRWLGGAVFVLAAWALLGIIRYNTGFEPNVLGGSFGFGLAGSQEPTGLGVFTGILCMLGFFILGIIFVLPRQSFLLLQKFANWVWALTHRRADREGPAKDIKQPAMPRGMQPRHSFERPSQPRDMEGPLVPPEVTLSRKKLEDLAEKAVSLKPSPRPPAEPDAPFKSDLKQVASDVWKKYGQSSDLVVVDGWSLPPVDILDTSPEVQFSEADNLQRAKLIEDTLGSYGVDSKVVQINAGPTVTQFGVEPGWDVKYKEIKEKDRDGKTQVRREEVSRTRVKVERINSLSNDLALALAAPTIRIEAPVPGKSFVGVEVPNTTSDMVSLRGVVETSNFQKLVAKTKMALALGKGAGGEAIASDLTKMPHLLIAGATGSGKTVCLNTIVCCLMMHNTPNDVRFILIDPKRVELTQYNSIPHLATPVIVDTTKALAALRWLCQEMDDRYRKLAAAGARHIEGYNKDKKGTDILPYLVLVIDELADLMMAGYDEVETNLCRLAQLARATGIHLVVATQRPSVDVVTGLIKANFPTRISFAVTSQVDSRTILDGAGAEKLLGRGDMLFMPTEAAKPKRLQGCFLSDAEIDRLVYFWGSQKKEEPDKLKMETLIATTPSGTIGGFPRDPLLEQAKELAHENDDVSVSFLQRKLHIGYPRAARLKDQLDAVLSKEGDVAESTAESIDEEEGGEAREDLS